Proteins co-encoded in one Dehalogenimonas sp. WBC-2 genomic window:
- a CDS encoding methylated-DNA--protein-cysteine methyltransferase, translated as MKQRRLNKSQSTASFFDLVETDSGWIGLEVTGQGVRRVTLPAHNRDAVLAEFGIEEKDITHDAGGAGLADRLKHFFMGEPVVFQEGLDLSGATTFQQEVYEAACRIPFGETRSYGELAKAIGKPGSARAVGQALGANPIPILIPCHRVVAADGGMGGFSGGINTKKKLLEMEKSGKKNPSV; from the coding sequence ATGAAGCAAAGACGTCTGAACAAGTCACAATCAACCGCATCCTTCTTCGACTTGGTCGAAACAGATTCAGGGTGGATTGGCCTTGAAGTCACCGGACAGGGAGTGCGGAGGGTTACACTTCCGGCTCATAACCGCGACGCTGTTCTCGCAGAGTTCGGAATTGAAGAGAAAGACATTACCCATGATGCAGGAGGAGCAGGCTTGGCTGATCGCCTGAAACATTTCTTCATGGGTGAACCAGTAGTTTTCCAGGAAGGTTTAGACCTGAGCGGCGCTACCACATTCCAGCAAGAGGTCTATGAGGCAGCTTGCCGCATCCCTTTCGGAGAAACAAGAAGCTACGGAGAATTAGCCAAAGCAATTGGTAAACCCGGATCTGCGCGAGCTGTCGGTCAGGCGTTGGGCGCTAATCCCATTCCCATCCTCATCCCCTGCCACCGTGTCGTCGCTGCTGACGGGGGCATGGGCGGATTCTCGGGGGGCATCAACACTAAAAAGAAATTGCTCGAGATGGAAAAAAGCGGCAAAAAGAATCCATCCGTCTAG
- the raiA gene encoding ribosomal subunit interface protein, whose product MEIIITTKNLTLSESTRKQIERKLSKIGRHLPQARELRVEITEEATKAVKDRFVARAFLDVFGPVLNAEARAATLPTVIDQLESVISRQAQDFKTKGSDIDHDSPRFTPPDIVDADLESRLEIERYATKPMSLDEAMATLAGSNDDLLLFHNERGEVNLLRRQSNGGFKLVVSEAA is encoded by the coding sequence GTGGAGATTATCATCACCACCAAGAATCTGACCCTGTCCGAGAGTACCCGCAAACAGATTGAGCGTAAATTATCCAAGATCGGCCGCCACCTGCCGCAAGCGCGGGAGTTGCGAGTGGAGATCACCGAAGAAGCCACCAAGGCCGTCAAAGACCGCTTTGTGGCGCGCGCCTTTCTTGACGTTTTTGGGCCTGTCCTTAACGCCGAAGCCCGAGCCGCGACATTGCCGACGGTTATCGATCAACTGGAGAGTGTTATCAGCCGACAAGCACAGGACTTCAAGACTAAAGGCTCCGATATTGACCATGATAGTCCCCGCTTCACCCCTCCCGACATTGTTGATGCTGATCTGGAGTCCAGGTTGGAAATTGAACGCTACGCCACCAAACCCATGTCTCTTGACGAGGCAATGGCCACTCTGGCTGGCAGCAACGATGACCTGCTGCTCTTCCATAATGAGCGAGGTGAGGTCAATTTACTGCGGCGGCAATCAAATGGCGGCTTTAAACTGGTGGTCAGCGAGGCCGCATAA